The Chitinophagales bacterium DNA segment ATATGCAAGTCAATTATGAGTTTAAGAAGTTTATAACACTACAAGTTGGAGGAAGCAATATTTACAACAATAAATATAAAACGGCTTATGGTTCACCAGAAATTGGAGCACAAGTATATGGAGCATTATCCTTTGATTTAAGCCGAGGCATTAAAAAGAAAAACTAAAATAGAATGCAAGCCACGAAAAAAGCTGATTGTAGTGATATGCTGTGGTGTCAGAAGTTTCCTTCTGAAATTTTTTCCTCGAGAGTCTCTAAGCGTAGGTAAAAAGTATAGCAGGACTCTGCGTAGCGTGGTAATTACCAATAACAATTCTATTTTTAGGTGTATATTTATACTATGAAATACTTGTTATTGTTTATCTCAACTTTAGTAATTTATTTATTACTTGATGGAATTTGGCTAGGAGTGATTGCGAAAAACTTCTATAAAATAAAATTATATTTTATACTTAATAATTATTTTAACTATTATGTAGCTATTTTCTTTTATGTAGTATACATAGTCGGATTAATGCACTTTGTTATTCTTCCAGGTATAACACATCAATCAGTATTAAAAGTATTTTTAAATGGTGCATTTTTTGGATTTTTATGCTACGCAACTTAT contains these protein-coding regions:
- a CDS encoding DUF2177 family protein — protein: MKYLLLFISTLVIYLLLDGIWLGVIAKNFYKIKLYFILNNYFNYYVAIFFYVVYIVGLMHFVILPGITHQSVLKVFLNGAFFGFLCYATY